Proteins from a genomic interval of Phyllopteryx taeniolatus isolate TA_2022b chromosome 3, UOR_Ptae_1.2, whole genome shotgun sequence:
- the LOC133474965 gene encoding hyaluronan and proteoglycan link protein 1-like — MTSLLCITLFSLTLAGIVHSQLTGTPGSYAVKVITQLGANVTLPCHLPQKSRSFFSVGIRVKWTKLAYDEALNEDVLLSMGFHKKTYGSFEGRVFLQELDSDDASLVITDVSMDDSGTYRCEIINGMVDTILDIGLEVQSGLTDGVVFPYSPPLGRYSFNFDEAAQACLEQDAVVATFDHLFEAWKEGLDWCNAGWLEDGTVQYPITKPRGPCGGANISPGLRTYGRRDKYLSRFDVFCFASALKGRFYWLTQPDRLNFDEAVQACFDDGAEIAKVGHMFAAWKLEGYDRCDAGWLADGSVRYPISRPRRNCSPTEAAVRFVGFPDKQENLYGVYCFRPEP; from the exons TTAAGGTGATCACCCAGCTCGGAGCCAATGTCACTTTACCGTGCCATCTCCCACAAAAAAGCCGCAGTTTCTTTAGCGTTGGCATCCGGGTCAAATGGACCAAGCTAGCATATGACGAGGCTCTGAATGAGGATGTGCTGCTTTCCATGGGCTTCCACAAGAAAACCTATGGGAGCTTCGAGGGTCGCGTCTTCCTGCAGGAGCTGGATAGTGATGACGCTTCCTTGGTGATTACTGACGTTTCCATGGATGACAGTGGAACGTACCGTTGTGAGATCATCAACGGGATGGTAGATACCATACTAGACATTGGCTTGGAGGTGCAAAGTGGCCTCACTGATG GTGTGGTGTTTCCCTACTCTCCGCCTCTTGGTCGCTACAGCTTTAACTTCGACGAGGCTGCGCAGGCTTGTTTGGAGCAGGATGCGGTGGTTGCCACCTTTGACCACCTGTTCGAAGCCTGGAAGGAAGGCCTGGACTGGTGCAATGCTGGCTGGCTGGAAGACGGCACCGTGCAGTATCCCATAACAAAGCCCAGAGGACCCTGTGGTGGCGCCAACATCAGTCCCGGCCTCAGAACCTACGGCAGGCGTGACAAGTACCTGAGCCGCTTCGATGTGTTCTGTTTTGCCAGTGCATTGAAGG GACGTTTCTACTGGCTGACGCAGCCCGACAGGCTCAACTTCGATGAGGCCGTCCAGGCTTGCTTCGATGATGGCGCAGAGATTGCCAAGGTTGGTCACATGTTCGCCGCTTGGAAGCTAGAAGGCTACGATCGCTGCGACGCCGGCTGGTTGGCTGACGGTAGCGTCCGCTACCCGATCTCCAGGCCCCGCAGGAACTGCAGCCCCACAGAGGCTGCAGTGCGCTTTGTTGGATTTCCAGACAAGCAAGAAAACCTCTACGGTGTCTACTGCTTTAGGCCTGAGCCCTGA